The following is a genomic window from Verrucomicrobiia bacterium.
TGCGGCTGGTGCCACGGCGCGCTTTGGTGAAGATCACCGTATCGAGACGCATCTCATCCCGAACGTGCTAAAGGTGGCGCTCGGGCAGAAGGAACAGTGCGATATCTTCGGCACGGATTATCCCACGCCGGATGGTACTTGCATCCGGGATTACATCCACATCTTGGACTTGGCCCAGGCACACATCCTCGCCTTGCAACCGGGCAAGCGCGGTTTCTTCAATCTCGGCAATGGCGAGGGCTATTCCGTGCGCGAAGTCATCGATACCTGCCAACGGGTGAGCGGCAAATCAATCAAAGCCGTGGAAAAGCCACGTCGCCCCGGTGACCCGCCGCGCTTGGTGGCAGCCGCCACGAAAGCCAAGACCGAACTGGGCTGGAATCCGAAGTATCCCAAGCTGGAGCAAATTGTGGCCAGCGCCTGGCAATGGCATGTGCAACATCCTCAGGGATATGGGGATTGATGCGTAGCAATGCCCAATGACGAAGCCCGAATGACCAAAGAATTTCCAATGAAACAAGGTCATTTGGTCATTACTCATTCCTTCGACATTGGGATTTGGTCATTCGTCATTTTTTAAAGAAATATCCGTTGACTTGCCGGGGGGCATTAACTAGCTTCTCGGCTCCAATTTGGCGCGGGGGCGTAGCTCAACTGGTTAGAGCGCTGCCCTGTCACGGCAGAGGTTGCGGGTTCGAGTCCCGTCGCTCCCGCCATTTTTTGGAAACGGAAGACCCTAACTAAAAGTTAGGGTTTCGTCGTTTATAGAACCTGTGATTTCTCTGTGTTACTTAAAGTCTGTTGGAAACTTTGTAAGCAGAAAAATGTGAACAAGGACTGGCGTGAGCACCCTCGCCCCTCGGAGGGGAGAGGGCCGGGGTGAGGGGTGCCGGGATCGGTCTGGGAACTACGAAAGGCACAATCACTACACCTTCTTCAACCCCTCCATCGTCTTATTCCCCGTCGCGAACGAGTCCTGCTCCAATCCAAGGTGTTGTAGATACGACACGAAGAGATTGCACAACGGCGGCATGTTCTCCGGTTGATATGCCAGATGTTGCCCATGTTGGAAGCGTCCGCCAGCGGCGATGATCGGTAGATTCGTGTTATTGTGGCTGGAAGCGTTACCGAGGTTTGAGCCCAACACTATGGCCGTCTGGTCCAGCAAGGTGCGATCGCCTTCGCGGACATTCTCCAGCTTCTGCATGAACTCGCCGAAGACGCGCATCTCTTCCTTCTCGATGATGGCGAGCTTCTTGATCTTCTCCGGGTCCTTGCCGTGATGACTGAGATTGTGCCAGCCATCATCCACACCTTGCAACGAGACGACTTCATTTCCACCTGCACCACAGAAAGTGATGAGGCGCGTCGAATCCGTCTGGATCGCAAGAAAGATGAGATCGTAAAAGAGACGCATGCGACCGGTGAAGTCAGCGCGATCCTCGATATCCGTGGGCGGTTTCTGATCCACTTTCGGTTTTGGCAACTTGGCCCACTCCTCGGCTTTCACGAGCCGTTGCTCCAGTTCCCGCACGCTCGTAAAATACTGATCAAGCGTCTGCACATCCTCGCGTCCGAGATTGCGACTGATCTGCCCGCTCTGATCTTTCACCAAGTCCATGATGCTCTGGCCGTCTTTGATACGGCGCATCTGCGAAGCTTTCTCTTCTTTGGTGCCTTCGAGGAACAGGCGCGCGAACAGTTTGGAAGGCCGTGTCTCCGGTGGAATCCGCACCCCTGAACGCGTGTAAGACAATCCCGCACCATTCGCGGAGAGCACGATGGAGTTCACCCGCGTGAGATGCCCGATGCGCTCCGCCGCGTACTGATCCACCGAGATGGTGTTGCGGAAACTCGGCTGGCTCGGATGAGCGGCACCGGTCAAAAAGCTCTGCTCTGCCGAGTGACCACCATCAACATCTGGATGCGATAGTCCGGAGAGCACGCTGAACTTGTTACGCAATGGCTGAAGCGGCTCAAGGTAAGGCGTGACATCATAATCCTGTCCCGTCTTTTGCGGCACAAGGAAGGGCGTGTGAATGCCCAGTGGCGCGCAGATGGCCAGCATGCGGCGGATGTCCGGCGTGGTCGTGGCGCGAGCCGTGCGCGGCATCATGCTTTCCAACAACGGCAGGCCCATCGCGATGCCGGTGGTGCGGAGGAACGTGCGGCGGTTAATGCGGGGGATATTCATGACATCAAGGTTGTTGGAAAAGTTCGCTATCCACCACAGCGTGGATCATGGAGCGCAGACCGAGATTGTTCTTTTGGGCGGAGGCTACGACCGCATCCACCGCACTGCGATCTGCCGCAGTGATGGGGCGGCCAGTCGCATAGACGATTAGCTTCTCCGCAAGCGCTTGCGCCACGCGGTCTTTGTTCGTCAGCATTTGCTGGCGGAATTCAAGGTAGTTGGCAAAGGCGCGCCCATCGGCAAACTCACCATTCGCTTCCACCTTCGGTCCAAGCTTGTAACGCTGATCGCGCACTTTCTCACCGTCACCCACGGAACGATAGCGGTCACGATTGCCGCCGATGGGATCGAACACTTCCAGCGCGAAACCAGGCGGATCGATGCGCACATGGCAACGTGCACAGGACTCATCGGCACGATGCTTGTCCAGTTGCGCGCGGATGGTCGTGGCCCCGCGAATGTCCGGTTCCACCGCCGGCACGCCAGCAGGCGGAGGTGGAGCAGGTTGCCCCATGATCTTATTCAACACCCACACGCCACGAAGAATAGGTGAAGTTGTGGTTCCATTCGCCGTGACTTTCAGTACCGCCGCCTGCGCCATCACACCGCCACGCACGCTGTCTTTCGGCAAGGGCACGATACTGAAATTCTCATGGCTCTTCACACCGGGAATGCCGTAGTGCTTCGCCAGGCGCTCATTTAACACCGTGAAATCAGACGCGATGAAATTCACCACGCTCAGGTCATTCGTGAGAATGTGGCTGAAGAATCCACGAGACTCCGTGAGCATGGCTTCCTGCAGCAATGGTTCAAACTCGGGATACAGTTTCGCATCCGGTGTGGTGAATTCGATATCGCGCAGGTTCAGCCATTGGCCCGTGAAGTTCTCCACGAAACGCTGACGACGCGGGTCTTTCAGCATGCGTTCCACCTGCGCGTGGACAGTCTTGGAATTCTTGAGCTGGCCTTTCGCCGCGAGCTGCATGAGTTCCTCATCTGGCTGCGTGGACCAGAGGAAATAGGAGAGACGTGAGGCAATGGTGTAGTCATCCACCACGGCTTCACGATTCACCAATAGAAAGTAAGGCGAGCAAAGAATGGCAGAGACACCCGCCCGGACGGATTGCTCAAACGTGCGGCCTTCGCTCAAACGATCCAGCGTGAGCTTCACGAAGGAATCAATCAACGCCTTATCCACTGGACGACGAAAAGCACGTGGAGCGAAATCGCGGATGATCCGCTCAGCATCCACAGCCGGTTGAGAAGATTCCACCGTGCTCTTCTTCATACCTTTGCGATGACGCATGTAGAAAGGCGCGCCTTCCACCATCTTCATGGTTGAGCTGTCGCCGAAGAGGCGGCGTTGCGCAGGTGAAGGGAAGTCCTGGTCGAGCGGCCCATACGTCTCCGCCCACATCAAGCCGATACCGGGCCTTGCCTCATGCTTGTCCCGATACGTGATATGCTCGGGGTAGATGCGCGGCACGATGTGCAACGCGTCATTCTCCATCATGTGCGTGGTGAACTCGATGATGCGCGGATTTGTCGGAGTGCCCGTGATGTCAAAGACCCCCATCGGCCGTAGCTTGCCCGTGCCGAACAAGGGGCCGACATAAACCGCCACAGCCAAAGTGCGTTCACCCGGTTCATGCGGCCACGCAGCAATTCGGCAACGATAGATACCTTCCTCGATCGGATGCGCAGAATCCAATCGCGCTGGCGGCCAGCCGGGAGCGAACTTTACGAAGGAATTCTCCACTTCGATTGTGCCGCCTTTCTTCTTATCCACGGAATCGATGTTGTCCTTATTCTCCATCATCACCGCACGCCGTTCAGCAGCGGGCAGCGGCTTGATACGGCGGAAGACGGATTCGAAAGCAACATCCGCTGCTTCGAGATAACGCTCCATCAAGATGGGCGAAATGCTGAGGCCGTTCGCGACATTATCGAAGCCCTGCACACTCGCATCTTCCGGCAGAAGCTCGGCGAGCGGAGTATCAATGCCCAGAAGATCGTGAACTGTGTTCTCATACTCCACACGGTTCATGCGGCGTAGGGCGAGGGGACGCGCACCGGGCAGCTTGGCCAGTGAACCGCTAATGTTATGCACCACTTTCGTGACATCGCCAGCAGCAGGACGCGCTTCTTTCTTTGGCGGCATATCACCAGTATCAATCGCCGCCACCACCTTGCGCCAGACTTCGATGTTCTTCGCGGATGGTTGCTCGATGTTGTCGAGACGCAGATCGCCCTTCTGCTTGTCCGCACCATGACACTTCACACAATGCTGTTTGAAGAAAGTGGTGACCTGCGGATCGGTGCTCGCGGCGGAAACAGTTGTTTCAGCCAGCAATCCGAGAGCGACAAATAATGCTAGTGTGCGCGCAAACATGCGGTTGGTGCTATGCCTCAAGTTTGCAGAGCGCAGCGCGCTTGTCAGGGAGAATTTAGACCCTATTTTGCACAGCCCGCCGTTGACCAAGTGCTTTTTGCAGCGGTAATATTGAGCCATGCTTTCCGCAGGAACAGGTGTGCCTCGCAGTCTTAACAGGCTGATGAAAGGCGTCTTGTTGCCTGTGATCTTGCTGACGTGGACTCCAACATCAATCCTCTTCGCTGCCAGCAAGATAGATTATGCCACGCAGATAAAACCTATCCTCATGGAGCGTTGCTACGCCTGTCACGGGGTGCTGAAACAACAGGGCAAGCTGCGCACGGATACGGCACAGTTCTTGAAACAAGGCGGCAAGCATGGCGTCGGCTTTGTCATTGGCAAACCGAATACGAGTCATCTCATCGAACGCCTGACCGCCGAGGATGTGGAAGACCGGATGCCGCCGGAAGGTGAAGCGTTGAAGCCGGAGGAAATCGCTCTTTTCAAACAGTGGATTGCCCAAGGAGCTAAAGCGCCCGCCGGGGAGAAGCCGGAGGCAGATCCAAAAGATCATTGGGCCTTTAAGGCACCGGTGCGTCCTGCTGTGCCAAAAGTGAAAGCGCACGAATGGTCGCAAAACCCGATCGATTCGTTCATCGCAGCGGAACATCAAAAGCAAGGGCTCAAGCCGCAAGCGCTCGCGGAGAAATCACTCTGGCTGCGACGCGTGTATTTGGACCTGACCGGCCTGCCGCCGAGTTTGAAGGAGATGCAGGAGTTTGAAGCGGATAATTCACCGCAAGCATATGAGAAGGTGGTGGATCGTTTGTTGGCCTCACCGCAATACGGTGAGCGGTGGGGACGCCACTTCATGGACATCTGGCGTTACTCGGACTGGTATGGCTTGGGCGATCAGTTGCGCTACAGCCAAAAACATATCTGGCACTGGCGCGACTGGATCGTGGAATCGCTGAACAAGGACAAAGGCTACGATCGCATGGTGGTGGAGATGCTGGCGGGCGATGAGATTGCGCCGACGGATCGCGACACCTTGCGCGCAACAGGTTTTCTCGCCCGCAACTATTATCTCTTCAATCGCACCACGTGGCTGGATGAAGTGGTGGAGCACACGTCGAAGGCATTCCTCGGCCTCACGATGAATTGCGCCAAGTGCCACGATCACAAATACGATCCCGTTACGGCGAAGGACTATTATTCGTGGCGCGCCTTCTTCGAGCCCTACCACGTGCGCCTCGATGAATTGCCCGGTGAACCGAATCTGGAGAAGGACGGTCTGCCGCGTGCCTACGATGTGCATCTGGACCTGCCGACCTATCTGCATGTGCGCGGTGATGAAAAGCATCCGGATAAATCCAAGGAAATCACGCCAACGGTGCCTGTGATCTTCAAGCTGCGGGAACCTGCTATCAAAGCGGTGGCTCTGCCGGTGGAATCGCACAGCCCGGCGTTGCAGGAATACGTGTTCGAGAATCATCGGCAGATCGTGGAACAGCAGGTCACTTCGGCGAAGGCAGCACTGGAGAAGGCCCGGCAAGCGGTGGCTGATCTGGAGGAGAAAACCAAAACTAAGAAAGCCGAAAGCCCCGTCCCGAAGCGGGTCTTCACCGACGAGTTCCACGCTCTCAACTCGGAATCATGGGAAGAGAAGGGCGGCGCATGGAAACGCGATCAGACTGGTTTGAAACAGACACAGGTGGGTGCTGAACGGCATGTGCTGCAATTGCGTGAGCCGCATCCAAAAGATTTCTACGCCAAGGTGCGCTTCACCATCCAAGGCGGTGAAAAATGGAAGTCCGTAGGTTTCACCTTCGATGCCAGTGAGAAGCACGATGTGCTGGTGTATTTGAGTGCCTATGTCGGATCGAAGCTGCAGATAGCCATCACGGATGACGGCAAGACCGTGTATCCGCCGAACGGTTTTATCACTCGCGAAGTGAAGACCGGCACCTCGTATGATCTGGAGGCGTTCGTGCAAGGCGATCAACTCACGGTATTGGTGGATGGTGTAGATGCACTTTCCTTTACCCTGCCGAGTCGTCAACCCGGACATCTTCAGTTGGTCACCTTCGATGCCAGTGCGGAGTTCTTGAATTGTGAATTGTATGAGCTGCCAGCCGATTACGTGCGCCCCGGTGCTTCTGTGGAAGCCAAACTGGCTGATGCTCGGATTGAAGCGGACACGGCAGCGAAAGCAGTTGTCACGGCGGAACTGCGGTTGAAAGCGTTGCACAGCAGTTGGCAGGCGGATCGCGCGAAGCTGAAGCAATCGGCTGATGCGGCATCACTGATCGGTATTGCCGCCAAAGATGAAGCGGCTTGGCGATTGGCGGAGGCAGAAACTGCGTTGGTAAAACTGGAAGCTGCTGAGCAAAAGGCCAAAAAGAGTGATGAAAAGAAATTAAAAAGTGCGCGCGAAGCGGTGACCAAGGCGAAAGAACGAGTTGCGAAGCCGGAGGACAAATACACTTCCTTGCGTGGTTCGCTAAAAGCTCTCGATGGCCCGGATGAAAAAGAGGATCACCGTAACCTGCCATTTCCCACGACCAGCACTGGTCGTCGCACCGCCTTGGCGCAGTGGATCGCGAATGCGCAGAACCCCTTGACCGCACGCGTGGCGGTGAATCACTTGTGGGTGCGGCATTTCGGCCAGCCGTTGGTGCCTACAGTGATGGATTTCGGTCGGCGCGGTGCAGCGCCGACGCATCCGGAATTGTTAGATTGGCTGGCGGTGGAGTTCATGGAGAGCGGCTGGAGCATGAAGCATATGCACCGCTTGATGGTGCTCTCTCGCACGTATCGGCTGAGTTCATCCAATGCGGACGCGCCGAAGGCATCGCTCATGAAAGATGCGGAGAACAAGTATTACTGGCGTATGAATCCGGTGCGCATGGAGGCGCAATCCGTGCGCGATAGTCTCCTGCAGCTATCCGGTCAGCTTGATCTGACGATGGGTGGACCGACAATCGATCCGAAGAAAGAAGACAAAGTGTTCCGACGCAGCCTTTACTTCACGCACTCAAAGGATGATGTGCACATGTTCCTAGAGACGTTCGATAATGCGAACGTGCAGGAGTGCTATCGCCGCTCGGAGAGCGTGCTGCCACAGCAGGCATTGGCGCTGGCGAACAGTAAATTATCCATGATGTCAGCGGGCAAGCTGGCGGAGAGGTTGATAAAGGATAATTCGGCGATCACGGATGACGTGTTCATCCGCACGGCCTATGAAACCATTCTCGCGTTAGAGCCAGATAAAGGTGAAATGGAAGTGTGCGCGGAAACACTGATGCAGTTACGCAGCCTTGCGGAGAAGCAAGGGCATAAAGACCCGATGGCGCGTGCGCGTGCGGGCTTGGTGCATGCCTTGTTCAATCACAACGATTTCATCACGGTGAGGTAGGCGTATGAATCCATTCTCTTCTTATCTCAAGCGCAGGCAGCCGATACTGAATCGTCGCTCTTTTCTCGGCGATATCGGCATGGGTTTCTCGAGTATCGCACTGGCGTCGTTGTTGCAGCGGGATGGCTACGCATCCACCACTTGGGCGCCGCCGACGGGACAGCCGCACTTCGCGCCGAAGGCGAAAAGCGTCATCTGGCTTTTCATGCGCGGAGGTGTGAGTCACATGGAGGGATTTGATCCCAAGCCGATGTTGAACAAGTATGCGGGCAAATCCATCGGTGAGACGCCGTTCAAGGACGTGCAGAGCCCGGAGAAGTTGAAGAAGGTTCGCGTAGTGGTGGTGAATGACGCGAATGGGCAGCAGCGCAATGTCATCTATCCTTTGCAAACGGGCTTTCGTAAAGCAGGGCAGAGTGGCATCGAGGTGAGCGATTTCTTTCCGCACATCCGCGAGTGCGTGGATGACCTCGCGGTGATCCGTTCCATGTGGACGACGGATGATAATCATGGTGCGCAGGTGCAGTTCCATTCTGGTCGGCACATGTTGGATGGTCGTTTTCCCACGATTGGTGCTTGGGTGAACTACGGGTTGGGTTCGTTGAATGACAACCTGCCGCAGTTCATCAACATGGGGCCGCGCTTCTTCGATTCACGCGATGGCCATTATCTCGGGCCAGCCTTTGATGCCGTGCCGTTGAAGATCGATCCGAAGTCACCGTTGGATTTTGCGAAGCCGGAAAGTGACATCACGGAAGCCGAGCAGGCGGCTGAGTTTGCATTGCTCGGTAAACTGAATCGCTTCAGCGCGGTGAAGTATCCGCAGGACCCGAATCTGCTCGCACGCATCAAGGCGTATGAACTGGCCTTTCGTATGCAGACGGCGGTTCCAGAGGTCATTCATTTCGAGAAAGAGAGCGACAGTATCAAGAAGCTCTATGGCTTGGATGAAGAGGCGACGAAGCCGTTCGGTATGCAATTGCTCGCGGCGCGACGTTTCGCTGAGCGGGGCGTGCGCTTCATCCAGATCCAGCATGGCGATGGTGCGGCAGGTGCGTGGGATGCGCATTCAGGACTGAAGAGCAATCACACCAAGCTGGCGCGTGAAGTGGATAAACCGATCGCAGGGTTGCTCCAAGATTTGAAGCAGCGCGGGATGTTGGATGACACGCTGGTGGTGTTTGCCACTGAGTTCGGGCGCACGCCGGGTTCACAAGGCGCGGATGGGCGTGATCATCATCCGTTTGGTTTCTCCGTGTGGATGGCGGGTGGCGGTGTGAAAGGCGGTATCGTGCATGGTACAACGGATGAATTGGGATTCCATGCGGTGGAGCATCCGCATTATGTGACGGATGTGCATGCCACCATCATGCATCAGCTTGGATTGGATTCACGGAAACTGGAAGTGCCGGGGCGCAAGCGGTTGGATGTGGATCATGGGCATGTGATCCGGGAAATACTGTGAGATTTACGAGTGGCTCGATGATTGGAGGTATAAAAAGAAATTACGCGCCCACCTTTGTGATGGGTGCGTAAATCGTAAATCAAAAATCGTAAATCCGAAGTGGTCTTACGGTTTCGGATACACACCTAGGGTCACCGCGATGGCGACAAGGGCTTTTTCTTCATCCTTGCTCATCTTGTTGCCGAAGCCGAAGAAGCCACCAGAGGATTCGGCGATCAGCTTGCCGAGGCCGAGCAGGGACATCTTGAAGGTCTGCGCTTCCGCTGGATGATTCGTGTCCACGTATTCGCCGATGCGCTTGAGTTCGGCGACGAAATCAAATTGGCCGGAGGTCAGTTCCTTCAGATAGCGCTCCAAATTTGGCAGCATGTCCGCGATGGCTTTTTGCAGGAGAGGGCTGGGCAGCTTGCCGGAGCTGAGGACGACCTTTTGGAAGTTCTCAAGTTCCTTCTTGTCCACCTTGCCGTCAGAGGCGGCAACGAGGAGGAAGATCAAAAGCGGCGAGCGGGGCAGTAAATCGATATCGTTAGTCACGGGCGCGGAGGGTAGTGAAGCGCCTCCCGCAGGCAAGCGGGAAAATGAAGTGGGATTTACGATTTTGGAATTACGATTTACGAGGCGTTCTTAATGTAACAGCCAGAAGAATACGATGGCGACGGCTGTGGGCAGCAGTGCGCCCAAGAACAGGTTTAACGGGCTGATGCCTTCGTCTTGAAATACTTTGGCGCTTTGGAGAATGCCGACTCCGGCGGGGTTGGGGGCGTTGGCGATCACGGTGAGACCGCCGCCAGTGACGGCGCCAGCCACCAAAGCATATTTGAGTTCATCGGAGATGCCTTCGACAAGGGAACCTAGATAGGTGAGGGCGGCGTTGTCCGTGATGGCGGTGAGTGCGGTTGCACCATAGAAGAGCGATGAACCGTTGAGGCTTTGGATCAGCGGTTTAAGCCAATAGGCTTGCAGA
Proteins encoded in this region:
- a CDS encoding DUF1553 domain-containing protein, giving the protein MKGVLLPVILLTWTPTSILFAASKIDYATQIKPILMERCYACHGVLKQQGKLRTDTAQFLKQGGKHGVGFVIGKPNTSHLIERLTAEDVEDRMPPEGEALKPEEIALFKQWIAQGAKAPAGEKPEADPKDHWAFKAPVRPAVPKVKAHEWSQNPIDSFIAAEHQKQGLKPQALAEKSLWLRRVYLDLTGLPPSLKEMQEFEADNSPQAYEKVVDRLLASPQYGERWGRHFMDIWRYSDWYGLGDQLRYSQKHIWHWRDWIVESLNKDKGYDRMVVEMLAGDEIAPTDRDTLRATGFLARNYYLFNRTTWLDEVVEHTSKAFLGLTMNCAKCHDHKYDPVTAKDYYSWRAFFEPYHVRLDELPGEPNLEKDGLPRAYDVHLDLPTYLHVRGDEKHPDKSKEITPTVPVIFKLREPAIKAVALPVESHSPALQEYVFENHRQIVEQQVTSAKAALEKARQAVADLEEKTKTKKAESPVPKRVFTDEFHALNSESWEEKGGAWKRDQTGLKQTQVGAERHVLQLREPHPKDFYAKVRFTIQGGEKWKSVGFTFDASEKHDVLVYLSAYVGSKLQIAITDDGKTVYPPNGFITREVKTGTSYDLEAFVQGDQLTVLVDGVDALSFTLPSRQPGHLQLVTFDASAEFLNCELYELPADYVRPGASVEAKLADARIEADTAAKAVVTAELRLKALHSSWQADRAKLKQSADAASLIGIAAKDEAAWRLAEAETALVKLEAAEQKAKKSDEKKLKSAREAVTKAKERVAKPEDKYTSLRGSLKALDGPDEKEDHRNLPFPTTSTGRRTALAQWIANAQNPLTARVAVNHLWVRHFGQPLVPTVMDFGRRGAAPTHPELLDWLAVEFMESGWSMKHMHRLMVLSRTYRLSSSNADAPKASLMKDAENKYYWRMNPVRMEAQSVRDSLLQLSGQLDLTMGGPTIDPKKEDKVFRRSLYFTHSKDDVHMFLETFDNANVQECYRRSESVLPQQALALANSKLSMMSAGKLAERLIKDNSAITDDVFIRTAYETILALEPDKGEMEVCAETLMQLRSLAEKQGHKDPMARARAGLVHALFNHNDFITVR
- a CDS encoding DUF1592 domain-containing protein, producing MFARTLALFVALGLLAETTVSAASTDPQVTTFFKQHCVKCHGADKQKGDLRLDNIEQPSAKNIEVWRKVVAAIDTGDMPPKKEARPAAGDVTKVVHNISGSLAKLPGARPLALRRMNRVEYENTVHDLLGIDTPLAELLPEDASVQGFDNVANGLSISPILMERYLEAADVAFESVFRRIKPLPAAERRAVMMENKDNIDSVDKKKGGTIEVENSFVKFAPGWPPARLDSAHPIEEGIYRCRIAAWPHEPGERTLAVAVYVGPLFGTGKLRPMGVFDITGTPTNPRIIEFTTHMMENDALHIVPRIYPEHITYRDKHEARPGIGLMWAETYGPLDQDFPSPAQRRLFGDSSTMKMVEGAPFYMRHRKGMKKSTVESSQPAVDAERIIRDFAPRAFRRPVDKALIDSFVKLTLDRLSEGRTFEQSVRAGVSAILCSPYFLLVNREAVVDDYTIASRLSYFLWSTQPDEELMQLAAKGQLKNSKTVHAQVERMLKDPRRQRFVENFTGQWLNLRDIEFTTPDAKLYPEFEPLLQEAMLTESRGFFSHILTNDLSVVNFIASDFTVLNERLAKHYGIPGVKSHENFSIVPLPKDSVRGGVMAQAAVLKVTANGTTTSPILRGVWVLNKIMGQPAPPPPAGVPAVEPDIRGATTIRAQLDKHRADESCARCHVRIDPPGFALEVFDPIGGNRDRYRSVGDGEKVRDQRYKLGPKVEANGEFADGRAFANYLEFRQQMLTNKDRVAQALAEKLIVYATGRPITAADRSAVDAVVASAQKNNLGLRSMIHAVVDSELFQQP
- a CDS encoding DUF1501 domain-containing protein; the encoded protein is MNPFSSYLKRRQPILNRRSFLGDIGMGFSSIALASLLQRDGYASTTWAPPTGQPHFAPKAKSVIWLFMRGGVSHMEGFDPKPMLNKYAGKSIGETPFKDVQSPEKLKKVRVVVVNDANGQQRNVIYPLQTGFRKAGQSGIEVSDFFPHIRECVDDLAVIRSMWTTDDNHGAQVQFHSGRHMLDGRFPTIGAWVNYGLGSLNDNLPQFINMGPRFFDSRDGHYLGPAFDAVPLKIDPKSPLDFAKPESDITEAEQAAEFALLGKLNRFSAVKYPQDPNLLARIKAYELAFRMQTAVPEVIHFEKESDSIKKLYGLDEEATKPFGMQLLAARRFAERGVRFIQIQHGDGAAGAWDAHSGLKSNHTKLAREVDKPIAGLLQDLKQRGMLDDTLVVFATEFGRTPGSQGADGRDHHPFGFSVWMAGGGVKGGIVHGTTDELGFHAVEHPHYVTDVHATIMHQLGLDSRKLEVPGRKRLDVDHGHVIREIL
- a CDS encoding DUF1552 domain-containing protein encodes the protein MNIPRINRRTFLRTTGIAMGLPLLESMMPRTARATTTPDIRRMLAICAPLGIHTPFLVPQKTGQDYDVTPYLEPLQPLRNKFSVLSGLSHPDVDGGHSAEQSFLTGAAHPSQPSFRNTISVDQYAAERIGHLTRVNSIVLSANGAGLSYTRSGVRIPPETRPSKLFARLFLEGTKEEKASQMRRIKDGQSIMDLVKDQSGQISRNLGREDVQTLDQYFTSVRELEQRLVKAEEWAKLPKPKVDQKPPTDIEDRADFTGRMRLFYDLIFLAIQTDSTRLITFCGAGGNEVVSLQGVDDGWHNLSHHGKDPEKIKKLAIIEKEEMRVFGEFMQKLENVREGDRTLLDQTAIVLGSNLGNASSHNNTNLPIIAAGGRFQHGQHLAYQPENMPPLCNLFVSYLQHLGLEQDSFATGNKTMEGLKKV